One window of Staphylococcus chromogenes genomic DNA carries:
- a CDS encoding ABC transporter ATP-binding protein, whose amino-acid sequence MSESQPQMTSKDQMKTLGRLLKYTFPFKLLITLALSMLVLTTVASMLIPYIVKVFIDRYLVPQHFPGNEITFLLILFIFVELTVAVTGYLSVYFLEYLALKVIQQLRIDAFHDISSLGMRFFDQTPSGSIVSRLTNDTEAIVEMFTGVLATFLVAIFMVISSFVMMFVLDFKMAFFALGFVPLIALVLGLYRKYASIYFYETRRKLSDLNAKLGESIEGIKIIQVFNQQRRLKSEFAEINSSHYHYMMKTIRLDSLLLRPAITLISTLSIIAILAYFGLLSFRTAVTAGTVYAFIQYMQRFFEPINQVSQNLNIFQQAVVSASRVFHMMDNQDIAPAQHQENGHIQEGWIEFRDVSFSYDGNQDVLHHISFVAEPGQTVALVGHTGSGKSSIINLFMRFYEFERGDIFIDGQSIKTFPKAELKEKIGLVLQDPFMFYGTIESNIKLYHPTMTFEQVEAAAKFVHAHEFIMNFKEGYQHPVIEKGSTLSSGQRQLIAFARTMAIDPKILILDEATANIDSETEELIQQSLTKMRHGRTTIAIAHRLSTIQDADLILVLNRGEIVERGTHDELIRKGGIYEKMYQLQRHGEVTSSE is encoded by the coding sequence ATGAGTGAATCACAACCTCAAATGACGTCTAAAGATCAAATGAAAACATTAGGAAGGCTTTTAAAATATACATTCCCGTTCAAATTACTCATTACGTTAGCCCTTTCAATGTTAGTGTTAACGACAGTAGCGAGTATGTTGATACCATACATCGTAAAGGTCTTCATTGACCGTTACCTCGTCCCACAACATTTCCCGGGAAATGAAATCACCTTTTTGCTTATATTGTTTATTTTTGTAGAGCTAACAGTTGCAGTCACTGGCTATTTGAGCGTTTACTTTTTAGAGTATTTGGCATTAAAAGTCATACAACAACTTCGAATAGACGCCTTTCATGATATCTCAAGTTTGGGCATGCGTTTCTTCGATCAAACACCGAGTGGGAGTATTGTTTCACGTTTAACAAATGATACAGAAGCCATTGTGGAGATGTTTACGGGAGTTTTAGCGACCTTTTTAGTGGCCATTTTTATGGTGATTTCAAGTTTTGTGATGATGTTTGTCTTAGATTTCAAGATGGCCTTTTTTGCGTTAGGTTTCGTGCCACTCATTGCGCTCGTTTTAGGGTTATACCGTAAATATGCATCGATTTATTTTTATGAAACAAGACGCAAACTCTCAGATTTAAATGCGAAACTCGGTGAATCGATTGAGGGAATTAAAATCATTCAAGTCTTTAATCAGCAACGCCGATTGAAATCAGAATTTGCGGAGATTAATTCCTCGCATTATCACTATATGATGAAAACCATTCGGTTAGACAGTTTATTACTTAGACCTGCCATTACTTTGATTTCTACATTATCTATTATTGCGATTTTAGCGTATTTCGGCCTATTAAGTTTTAGGACAGCAGTCACAGCGGGGACAGTTTATGCCTTTATCCAATATATGCAACGTTTTTTCGAACCTATCAATCAGGTCAGTCAAAATTTAAATATTTTTCAACAAGCGGTCGTGTCCGCCAGTCGTGTGTTTCACATGATGGATAACCAAGATATTGCCCCTGCACAACACCAAGAAAACGGCCATATTCAAGAGGGGTGGATTGAATTTCGTGACGTCTCATTTAGTTATGATGGAAACCAAGACGTTCTGCACCATATCAGTTTCGTTGCTGAACCAGGACAAACAGTAGCACTGGTCGGACATACGGGGTCAGGGAAAAGTTCTATCATTAATTTGTTTATGCGCTTTTATGAATTTGAACGGGGAGATATTTTCATCGATGGACAATCGATTAAAACATTTCCGAAAGCGGAATTAAAAGAAAAAATCGGTCTCGTCCTGCAAGATCCATTTATGTTTTACGGGACAATTGAATCCAATATTAAACTCTATCACCCCACAATGACATTCGAACAAGTCGAAGCAGCCGCAAAATTTGTTCATGCGCACGAGTTTATTATGAACTTTAAAGAGGGATACCAACACCCTGTGATTGAAAAAGGGAGCACACTTTCAAGTGGCCAACGTCAACTGATCGCTTTTGCGAGAACGATGGCCATTGATCCCAAAATATTAATATTAGACGAGGCGACTGCGAATATTGATTCAGAAACGGAAGAACTTATCCAACAATCGTTGACAAAAATGCGCCACGGTCGAACAACTATCGCCATTGCCCATCGCTTATCCACAATTCAAGATGCAGATTTAATACTCGTTTTAAACCGTGGGGAAATTGTGGAACGAGGCACACACGATGAGTTAATTCGAAAAGGGGGCATTTACGAAAAAATGTATCAATTACAACGACACGGAGAAGTGACCTCGTCGGAATAA
- a CDS encoding MerR family transcriptional regulator has translation MYQIKALARKTNISTRTLRYYDQIGLLKAHRHPNSDYRYYDNAHLDRLQQILIYKEMNVPLSQIKAILDEPTCDLNQTLHHHLEMLLKQQEELSKKIQHIKRQLGGTTMTVEQRFEHFKQTEYRKNKAQYENELNEKYDAPTLEAFDQHYLNLDYTTFKNAEEAERQLCTALKDLLENPVSLKHEKAHFIFNVHQSWLKAMAPYYSKNYHLQMADLYVHDERFAQYYTHLAGEGAPELLAKIIYHYA, from the coding sequence ATGTATCAGATTAAAGCATTGGCTAGGAAAACAAATATTTCGACCCGTACATTAAGGTACTACGATCAAATAGGTTTATTAAAAGCACACCGTCACCCGAACTCTGATTATCGCTATTATGATAATGCGCATTTAGACCGGCTTCAACAAATTTTAATTTACAAAGAAATGAATGTACCACTATCACAAATTAAAGCAATATTGGATGAGCCAACGTGTGATTTAAATCAGACATTACACCATCATTTAGAGATGTTATTGAAGCAACAAGAGGAATTAAGTAAAAAAATCCAACACATCAAACGACAATTAGGAGGAACCACTATGACTGTGGAACAACGTTTTGAACATTTTAAACAAACCGAATATAGAAAAAATAAAGCACAATATGAGAATGAATTAAATGAAAAATATGACGCACCGACACTTGAAGCTTTCGACCAACATTATTTAAACCTAGACTACACTACATTTAAAAACGCTGAAGAAGCTGAACGTCAACTTTGCACGGCACTCAAAGATTTGTTAGAAAATCCCGTGTCACTTAAACATGAAAAAGCACACTTTATATTTAATGTTCATCAATCTTGGTTAAAAGCTATGGCCCCTTATTATTCTAAAAATTATCACCTTCAAATGGCCGACCTTTATGTCCATGATGAACGCTTTGCGCAATATTACACTCATCTGGCAGGTGAAGGTGCCCCGGAACTTTTGGCCAAAATCATCTACCATTATGCCTAA
- a CDS encoding VOC family protein: MIERLQEVMLYVDDQENAKQFWTEKLNFKVISDDVANDMRVIILSPTTDAQTSIVLHDKAKVEAMGMGVNTGTPSLMFVTQDIDQLYDELKAKGVTVGDKVDMPGGTIFNFSDDEGHYFAVRS; encoded by the coding sequence ATGATTGAACGATTACAAGAAGTCATGTTATATGTAGATGATCAAGAAAACGCAAAACAATTTTGGACTGAAAAATTAAACTTCAAAGTCATTTCTGACGATGTGGCGAACGATATGCGTGTCATCATATTAAGCCCGACTACCGACGCGCAAACTTCTATCGTCTTACACGATAAAGCAAAAGTAGAAGCGATGGGTATGGGTGTCAATACCGGAACTCCTTCCTTGATGTTTGTCACGCAAGATATTGACCAACTGTACGACGAATTAAAAGCAAAAGGTGTCACAGTCGGTGATAAAGTAGATATGCCAGGAGGCACTATTTTCAATTTTTCAGACGACGAAGGACACTACTTTGCGGTTAGAAGCTAA
- a CDS encoding ABC transporter ATP-binding protein — protein MKVFRALSWFFKQEKCRFITAFLAMFVTAFCSLVPPQIIGRVIDHMTSKTLTSHLLMMYLGLILFTGLMVYVLRYYARLQLFGASAKLGRLLRQQLYDKYISMRAQFFQTYRTGDLMAHATNDIRAVQSTAGVGVMTISDALIMGGMTLVMMAVTVSPKLTLIAMLPLPILVILTQFYGKLLHKGFKDAQGAFSELNDKTQESIAGVKVTKSFGYERADEEDFRELSDRVVAKNLKVTKIDALFDPTIQLVIGASYLLSVVFGAYMVIGKDITIGQLITFTTYLGMMVWPLLALGFFFNIVQRGSASYERILKLLAEPDDTHDQESLSVAPTGNIRFQLKEFTFPEETDPSLHDVTFTIEPGMTVGIVGSTGSGKSLLIRILLREFDPPRAEDVTFGGYPLSQYPIDLLRAQFGYVPQDHFLFSSTIRGNIAFSQPDIDDATLYHASEMSRIHQDIMTLPAQYDTVVGERGVSLSGGQKQRISIARALLANPEVLILDDSLSAVDAETETQILQNLKQARQGKTNIITAHRMSAVMHADLIIVMREGTILEQGTHETLMAQQGWYAETFQAQAMEHRLTEALGDTVKRGGGR, from the coding sequence ATGAAGGTTTTTCGTGCGTTAAGCTGGTTTTTCAAACAAGAGAAATGTCGCTTTATCACTGCCTTTTTGGCCATGTTTGTGACCGCATTTTGTAGTTTGGTTCCACCTCAAATTATTGGGCGTGTCATTGACCATATGACTTCAAAAACGTTGACCTCACACTTATTAATGATGTATTTAGGTCTTATCTTATTCACAGGTCTGATGGTTTATGTGCTGAGATACTATGCACGTCTACAATTATTCGGTGCGAGTGCGAAATTAGGACGGCTACTTCGTCAGCAATTGTATGACAAATACATCAGTATGCGGGCCCAATTTTTTCAAACGTATCGTACAGGAGACTTAATGGCGCATGCGACCAATGATATTCGTGCGGTACAAAGTACGGCGGGTGTTGGGGTCATGACGATTTCAGATGCACTGATCATGGGTGGGATGACGTTAGTGATGATGGCAGTAACGGTCAGTCCTAAACTCACATTAATTGCCATGTTACCGTTGCCGATTTTAGTGATTTTGACGCAATTCTATGGGAAATTACTGCATAAAGGGTTTAAAGATGCGCAAGGTGCGTTTAGTGAACTCAATGATAAAACACAAGAAAGCATTGCGGGTGTCAAAGTGACGAAATCTTTTGGTTATGAACGTGCAGATGAAGAAGATTTCCGCGAGTTGAGTGATCGTGTTGTCGCGAAAAATCTTAAAGTGACGAAAATCGACGCACTATTTGACCCTACGATACAGCTCGTGATTGGGGCAAGTTATTTATTAAGTGTGGTATTTGGGGCTTATATGGTCATAGGAAAGGACATTACGATTGGCCAACTGATTACTTTTACGACATATCTCGGGATGATGGTTTGGCCTTTACTGGCGCTTGGATTTTTCTTTAATATTGTGCAACGTGGCAGTGCGTCGTATGAACGTATTTTAAAGTTATTGGCAGAGCCTGACGATACACATGACCAGGAGTCGTTATCGGTGGCACCAACAGGAAATATACGTTTTCAACTGAAAGAGTTTACGTTTCCAGAGGAAACGGACCCAAGTTTACACGATGTGACTTTCACAATAGAACCCGGAATGACGGTCGGCATTGTGGGGAGTACAGGTTCAGGGAAAAGTTTATTGATTCGTATACTCTTAAGAGAGTTTGATCCTCCTCGTGCTGAAGATGTCACTTTCGGGGGTTACCCTTTAAGTCAGTATCCCATTGACTTATTGAGAGCGCAGTTTGGGTATGTTCCTCAAGATCATTTTCTTTTTTCATCAACGATAAGAGGAAATATTGCGTTTAGTCAACCTGATATTGACGACGCGACACTTTATCATGCTAGCGAGATGAGCCGTATTCATCAAGATATTATGACCCTTCCTGCCCAATACGACACAGTTGTGGGAGAACGGGGCGTCTCACTTTCAGGAGGTCAAAAACAGCGGATTTCAATTGCACGGGCGCTCCTTGCAAATCCAGAAGTGCTCATCCTTGATGATTCGCTGTCTGCGGTAGATGCGGAAACAGAAACACAAATCCTCCAAAATTTAAAACAAGCGCGTCAAGGTAAAACCAACATTATTACCGCACATCGTATGAGCGCAGTTATGCATGCCGATTTAATTATTGTGATGCGAGAAGGGACAATTTTAGAACAAGGCACACATGAAACCTTGATGGCACAACAAGGTTGGTATGCGGAAACATTTCAAGCACAAGCGATGGAACACCGATTAACAGAAGCGCTCGGTGACACTGTAAAAAGGGGGGGAGGAAGATGA